The DNA segment GGCGCTCGCGGTCGCGCCGCCGCGCTTCGGCCTCGTCGCCCTGTCGATGGGAGGCTACGTCGCCTTCGAGATCCTGCGCCAGGCGCCCGAGCGGGTGACCCGGCTCGCCCTGTTCGACACCGCCGCCGCTCCGGAGAACGAGGAGCGCGCCGCCACGCGGCGCCAGGGCATGGATCAGCTCAAGGTCGGCCGCTTCGCCGGGGTCACGACGCGCCTGCTGCCGAAGCTCGTCCATGCCTCGCATGTGCACGGGCCGGTGGGCGAGGCCGTGAAGGCGATGGCCGAGCGGGTCGGCGGTGCGGCCTTTGTGCGCCAGCAGCGCGCGATCCTCGACCGGCCCGACAGCCGCCCGTTCCTGGCGACGATCCGGGTGCCGACCCTGG comes from the Methylobacterium currus genome and includes:
- a CDS encoding alpha/beta fold hydrolase, yielding MTTDLAPLLFLPGLLNDAVLWRAPIDALADRTAAAVADLTLDDSVAAMARRALAVAPPRFGLVALSMGGYVAFEILRQAPERVTRLALFDTAAAPENEERAATRRQGMDQLKVGRFAGVTTRLLPKLVHASHVHGPVGEAVKAMAERVGGAAFVRQQRAILDRPDSRPFLATIRVPTLVAVGADDVLTPPALAREIHEGIAGSRLHVLPECGHLPPLERPDETSALLREWLEA